TTGTGGGCGTTGTTGGTACAGAATACGAGCCTACCCACAGCCCCTCCCGAAAGAAGGGGGGATTTTTGAGTCAGTTCGCCTATTTCTTGATTTATATTTTTGTCCATTTTTCTATTCTATCTTTAAATTTATTCCTCCTATTCTATCTTTTTACTCCCTCCTTTCGGGAGGGGTTGGGGGTAGGCCTTTCTCCCCTCCTTTTGGGAGGGGTTGGGGGTGGGCCCTTCTCCTCATGGTCGGGGCTAGGTGTGGGCCCTTTACTTTATCCTATCAAACCCTTCACCGAACACACCGATAACGGCGCTCTGCGATACAAAGGCCTGGGGGTCGATGGACTTGATGATGCGGAAGATGATGGCACTCTCGTTCTTCTTGGCAAGGATACAGAGCACCTTGCGTTCATGACCGGTGTACCAGCCATGACCGTCGAGAATGGTGACACCGTGGTCCAGCTCCATACCAATGGCATTGGCTATCTCCTGCCATTTCTTTGAGAATATCATGAACTGGACAGACTGGCGCTGACGGTTCATGAGGAAATCGAGCATGAAGTTCTCGATGACCATCGTACAGAGGCCGAACACCACCATATAGGCACGCTGCAGCATGTCGCCAAACTGCGGGATGAGCAGACACGAGCCAATGATAATCAGGTCGATGAAGGCAAGTACGGTGCCTAAGCTGACATTGCGGAACTTGTTGACCGAGGCGGCAATGATATCGGTACCGCCGGTAGAGCCGTTGTTCAAGAACACGATGCCCAAGGCAGAACCTGTCATGGTACATCCCAGGATGAGCGACATGAAGTTCTGTCCCTCACCCAGAATCTTGATGAAATGGCCTTCTTCATCGCGTGGAAGAAGAGTCTGGAACAATCCTAACAGGAATGATAGCATCAGGATGGCATAGATGGTCTTGGACAGGAATTTCCATCCTAGTATGCGCAGGGCTACTGCCAGGAGTGCCACGTTGATAATCAGGTAGGTGTATTCCAACTGAAAACCAGTGGCGTAATAGACGATAGCTGAAATACCGGATACTCCGCCCGTTACAATCTCGTAGGGCATGAGGAACACGGTAAAACCAAAAGAATACAAAAGGAGGCCCAGGGTTATGAATACATAATCCTGTACCTCCTTGAGAATGAGTTTATGATCTAATGAATTCATTAACTACTTAACCACTACGTTCACCATACGTTTGGGAACGATGATTACCTTCACGATCTGCTTGCCTTCCACATACTTGGCAGTGCGCTCGTCGCTGCGTACAGCGGCCTCGATAGTGGCGTTGTCGGCATCGGCAGGGAACTGAATCTCAAAGCGGGTCTTACCATTGAAGGCTACACCCATCTTCACCTCACTCTCTACAAGGTAAGCCTCGTTCCATTCAGGCCACTGGGCATCGCAAACAGAGCCTTCTCCGCCAGCCATCTCCCACAGCTCTTCGGCCATGTGGGGGGCGAAAGGAGCAATGAGGATGATGAGGGTCTTCATCACTTCGATGTTCTTGCACTTCAGTTGACTGAGCTCGTTGGTACAGATCATAAAGGCCGAGATGGCGGTGTTGTAAGAGAAAGCCTCGATATCGCCAGAAACCTTCTTGATGAGCTTGTGGAGAGATTTGAGTTCCTCAGCTGTTGGTGCGGTCTCGTTTGTGGTTGTGTCA
The sequence above is a segment of the Prevotella sp. E9-3 genome. Coding sequences within it:
- a CDS encoding YitT family protein, with amino-acid sequence MNSLDHKLILKEVQDYVFITLGLLLYSFGFTVFLMPYEIVTGGVSGISAIVYYATGFQLEYTYLIINVALLAVALRILGWKFLSKTIYAILMLSFLLGLFQTLLPRDEEGHFIKILGEGQNFMSLILGCTMTGSALGIVFLNNGSTGGTDIIAASVNKFRNVSLGTVLAFIDLIIIGSCLLIPQFGDMLQRAYMVVFGLCTMVIENFMLDFLMNRQRQSVQFMIFSKKWQEIANAIGMELDHGVTILDGHGWYTGHERKVLCILAKKNESAIIFRIIKSIDPQAFVSQSAVIGVFGEGFDRIK